The following proteins come from a genomic window of Pichia kudriavzevii chromosome 1, complete sequence:
- a CDS encoding uncharacterized protein (PKUD0A10360; Pfam Domains: SNase(1.9e-43)|TUDOR(2.1e-16)) has protein sequence MTQVFFAKVKSVLSADTLILTSPNGTQERTLTLAYLQAPRLQANEKYAFESRELLRTLLVGKQVKFWVLYKNSSNREFGDISTPIFQSLIEYVLSKGAAKLRDNINAFDEDEDIERFRKVQKEAELAKVGLWNPDCKKLDILEKTEVSNDPTPINAIVEKVLSGDRLLVRLLINPKTHAVVPVLIAGVKTPRSSSNDEPAEEYGDVAKSYVEKRLLMASVKVAIIGESLSGVLVGKIIHPNGNIAEKLLIEGLAEVSDWQSQLIGSKDMAVLRKAEKEARNLRKNIWKNQEAEVKSAQSDGDLAIGKRVDATVARIISADTVVLRLRNNTEITVQLISLRAPRASDLSTAPFVAAAKEYVRQKLIGKHVEASIESIREGNDQYDERFLVTLRTADGANINENIVANGYASVIRHRKGEYMPEYWDSLIETEALSVKSRKGIHGKAPPAENNVDASENAMRAKPYLFSFQNRNKITGTVEHVISGTRFRIVIPKEGVRLILVLGGLSSSSNKTDDITKDSLELAKKKLYQRNVNFEIYNVDKNGAFIGNIYAPGSAVPFQINLLREGLAETHARSVHDTKHASQMIAAEDEAKEKNLGVWKDYDPNTDLAEVTTQLENLKIEKKYFDAEVCEVLEDGCIAFHILDSEKSKLKAFMAKLHSLSHSFEQVSAVKKNEVVAAKLSDNGKFYRARILDVNKADRSVKVQHLDYGTIENISMGDIRELPAEFSINKYKPQAHIAQLSLINMPPKTQKDYYDQAIYFLEDTLLDKQVIACVTFTNPTPGVEFDVEIYDPKVIAEDPSKSINKELVAEGWGLVKKKNFKPFETLLQKEQKELLALEEEAKSDHIGCWQFGDIEGDDDF, from the coding sequence ATGACTCAGGTATTCTTTGCAAAAGTAAAGAGCGTTCTCTCAGCAGATACTCTGATACTGACTTCTCCAAACGGCACCCAGGAGCGTACTCTTACTCTTGCCTACTTGCAGGCACCAAGACTGCAAGCAAACGAAAAGTATGCTTTTGAATCCCGGGAACTGCTCAGAACCTTATTGGTGGGTAAGCAAGTTAAGTTTTGGGTTTTATACAAAAACTCTTCAAATAGGGAGTTTGGTGACATTTCTACTCCAATATTCCAATCGCTAATTGAATATGTTCTATCTAAAGGTGCTGCTAAACTTAGAGATAACATCAACGCATTcgatgaagacgaagatattgaaagattcaGAAAGGTCCAAAAGGAAGCAGAATTGGCAAAAGTTGGCCTATGGAATCCCGACTGTAAAAAGCTCgatattcttgaaaaaacCGAAGTCAGTAACGACCCAACTCCAATTAAtgctattgttgaaaaagtgCTAAGTGGAGATAGATTATTAGTCAGACTTTTAATTAATCCAAAGACTCATGCAGTTGTTCCCGTCCTGATTGCAGGTGTCAAGACGCCAAGAAGTTCCTCTAATGACGAACCTGCAGAAGAGTATGGTGATGTTGCTAAATCGTATGTTGAGAAGAGGTTACTAATGGCTTCAGTTAAGGTTGCAATTATTGGTGAGTCTCTTTCCGGCGTACTTGTTGGTAAAATCATCCATCCAAACGGGAACATTGCAGAGAAGCTATTGATTGAAGGATTAGCAGAAGTCTCGGATTGGCAGTCACAGTTAATCGGCTCGAAGGATATGGCTGTCTTACGTAAAGCTGAAAAAGAAGCTCGTAATctaagaaaaaatatctgGAAAAATCAGGAAGCAGAGGTGAAAAGTGCCCAATCCGATGGTGACTTGGCCATTGGTAAAAGGGTCGATGCAACAGTGGCAAGAATTATTTCTGCTGATACCGTGGTTTTAAGATTGAGGAACAATACTGAAATTACTGTGCAGCTAATTTCTCTAAGAGCCCCAAGAGCCTCCGATCTCTCAACTGCACCGTTCGTTGCAGCAGCTAAAGAGTATGTAAGACAGAAACTTATCGGCAAGCACGTTGAGGCCTCCATTGAGAGTATTAGAGAAGGGAATGATCAGTATGACGAAAGATTTTTAGTGACTTTGAGAACTGCAGACGGTGCCAACATCAACGAAAATATAGTTGCCAATGGATATGCATCTGTCATTAGACATCGGAAAGGCGAATACATGCCGGAATATTGGGATAGCCTCATTGAGACCGAAGCTTTGTCAGTTAAATCCAGAAAAGGGATTCATGGTAAAGCACCACCGGCAGAAAATAATGTTGATGCTTCTGAAAATGCAATGAGAGCGAAGCCCTatctattttcttttcaaaatagaaacaaaattaCAGGTACTGTTGAACACGTTATATCAGGTACTAGATTCAGAATTGTCATTCCTAAGGAAGGTGTTAGACTTATTTTAGTTTTAGGCGGTTTAAGTTCGTCAAGCAATAAGACTGATGACATTACTAAAGATTCTCTGGAACtggcaaagaaaaaattatatCAGAGAAAtgttaattttgaaatttacaATGTAGACAAAAACGGTGCATTTATTGGAAATATATATGCACCAGGATCTGCTGTTCCATTTCAAATCAATCTATTGCGAGAAGGACTGGCTGAGACACATGCTAGATCCGTTCATGATACAAAACACGCTTCCCAAATGATTGCGGCAGAGGATGAAGCGAAAGAGAAGAACTTGGGTGTCTGGAAAGACTATGATCCAAATACTGATCTTGCTGAAGTTACAACTCAACTCGAGAACTTAaagattgagaaaaaatattttgatgcGGAAGTTTGTGAGGTTTTAGAGGATGGTTGCATTGCGTTCCATATTCTTGATTCGGAAAAATCCAAGCTCAAAGCATTTATGGCAAAACTTCATTCTTTGTCTCATTCATTCGAGCAAGTATCTGCTGTCAAAAAGAACGAGGTTGTTGCCGCAAAACTTAGTGATAATGGAAAATTCTATAGAGCTAGAATTCTAGATGTTAATAAGGCCGACAGAAGCGTTAAGGTTCAGCATTTAGATTATGGtactattgaaaatatctcCATGGGCGATATTCGTGAATTACCTGCAGAGTTTTCGATCAACAAATACAAACCACAAGCACATATTGCTCAATTATCTCTCATTAATATGCCTCCAAAAACCCAAAAGGATTACTATGATCAAGCAATCTACTTTTTGGAAGACACATTACTAGACAAACAAGTAATTGCTTGTGTCACGTTTACTAACCCAACTCCTggtgttgaatttgatgttgagATTTATGATCCTAAAGTCATTGCAGAAGATCCGTCGAAATCGATAAACAAAGAACTCGTTGCCGAAGGTTGGGGTTTGgttaagaagaaaaatttcaaaccatTTGAAACTCTATTACAAAAGGAGCAAAAAGAGTTACTTGctcttgaagaagaagcaaaatcaGATCATATTGGTTGTTGGCAATTTGGTGACATTgaaggtgatgatgatttttga
- a CDS encoding uncharacterized protein (PKUD0A10350; similar to Saccharomyces cerevisiae YDR107C (TMN2) and YLR083C (EMP70); ancestral locus Anc_8.254) codes for MYLFISDALSNPVMFGNPVSALVTLLTVSSIADAFYLPGVAPTSYREGDLVELNVNHITPSLRKQDEDSKTYLFSYDYYYGRFHFCHPKDGEKKQSESLGSILFGDRIFNSPFELKLLENSTCNALCTVKYPKGDADFVNDNIRRGYQYNMMIDGLPVARTLLDVKEHETFYSSGFNIGFDDDEKIPHLYNHYDFYIEYHLRKDGQYRIVGATVNPRSIHYEKASDLNQCEAEEVNPVQLSNQEDTEVTFSYSVYWVPSDTVWATRWDKYLHVYDPKIQWFALVNFSLIVILLTIIMSHILWKTLRNDIQKYNEVNLDDDVIDEMGWKLIYGDVFRAPTNPMLLSVLVGSGIQLLLMSITTCGLAAFGLLSPSNRGSLATVMFVLYNLFGIVGSYHSAYIFKFFNGEDWKINMFLTPVLVPGVIFGIFFLLNIFLIFIHSSGAVPAGSMLAVIVIWFIVSVPLSCIGSVLGLKKAPVELPVKVNQIARQIPPQPKYMKTQWLALIGGIFPFGAIAIEMYFIYNSLWFNRIYYMFGFLFFCFVLMLITCMLVTLLLIYFSLCNENYKWQWKSFFVSGGVSIYVFIHAIFLSGFNISGVSMIIYLGYSAVIALIVGLMCGTIGFLSSMYLTLHMYSQIKVD; via the coding sequence ATGTAtctttttatttctgaTGCTTTAAGTAATCCAGTGATGTTTGGGAATCCAGTCAGTGCATTAGTGACATTACTTACTGTCTCATCTATTGCCGATGCGTTCTACCTTCCAGGTGTAGCGCCAACTTCATATCGGGAGGGAGATCTGGTCGAACTGAATGTGAATCACATAACTCCTTCCTTGAGAAAACAAGATGAAGACAGTAAGACATATCTTTTTTCCTATGATTATTACTACGGTAGGTTTCATTTTTGTCACCCAAAAGATGGCGAAAAGAAGCAATCAGAATCCTTAGGTTCTATTTTGTTTGGTGATAGAATATTCAATTCCccatttgaattgaaattATTGGAAAATTCTACATGTAATGCTTTATGCACTGTGAAATATCCCAAGGGAGATGCCGACTTTGTCAACGATAATATAAGAAGGGGATATCAGTATAACATGATGATTGATGGTTTGCCAGTTGCCAGGACTTTATTAGATGTTAAGGAGCATGAAACTTTTTATAGTTCAGGATTTAACATTGggtttgatgatgatgagaagATTCCACATTTATACAATCATTATGATTTTTACATCGAGTATCATCTTAGAAAAGACGGTCAATACAGAATTGTAGGTGCTACGGTCAATCCTAGATCTATCCACTATGAAAAGGCAAGCGATTTAAATCAGTGTGAGGCAGAAGAAGTTAATCCCGTTCAGCTGAGTAACCAAGAAGACACAGAAGTGACCTTTTCATATTCTGTTTATTGGGTTCCATCTGATACCGTTTGGGCAACTAGATGGGATAAATACCTTCATGTTTATGATCCGAAAATCCAGTGGTTCGCATTGgtcaatttttcattgattgtAATTTTATTAACTATTATCATGTCTCACATCCTTTGGAAAACCCTAAGAAATGACATCCAGAAATATAATGAAGTGAATCTAGATGATGACGTTATCGATGAAATGGGTTGGAAATTAATTTATGGTGATGTTTTCAGAGCACCAACAAATCCAATGCTCCTATCTGTTTTAGTGGGTTCTGGTATTCAGTTGTTGCTAATGTCCATTACCACATGCGGATTGGCTGCGTTTGGTCTTTTATCACCTTCCAATAGAGGCTCTTTGGCTACAGTGATGTTTGTTTTATACAACTTATTTGGTATTGTTGGCTCTTATCATTCAGCTTATATctttaaattcttcaatgggGAAGAttggaaaatcaacatgTTCCTGACACCCGTTTTAGTCCCTGGTGTGATTTTTGGTATATTCTTCCTGCTCAATATTTTCTTAATTTTTATCCATTCTTCTGGCGCTGTCCCAGCTGGTTCAATGTTAGCTGTTATTGTCATCTGGTTCATTGTTAGTGTACCATTATCTTGTATTGGATCTGTTTTAGGCTTGAAGAAGGCGCCTGTCGAGTTGCCAGTAAAGGTTAACCAAATTGCCAGACAGATTCCACCGCAGCCAAAGTATATGAAGACTCAATGGTTGGCCTTAATTGGTGGTATCTTTCCGTTTGGTGCCATTGCGATCGAAATGTATTTTATCTACAATTCATTGTGGTTCAATAGGATTTACTATATGTTTGgatttctatttttctGCTTTGTTTTAATGTTGATTACGTGCATGCTCGTGAcactgttgttgatataCTTTTCGTTATGTAATGAAAATTACAAGTGGCAATGGAAATCCTTCTTTGTTAGTGGTGGTGTTTCAATTTACGTGTTCATACATGCTATTTTCTTATCTGGATTCAACATTTCTGGCGTCTCTATGATCATTTACTTGGGCTATTCTGCAGTAATTGCTTTAATTGTTGGCCTCATGTGTGGTACTATTGGTTTTTTGAGCAGTATGTATTTGACGTTACATATGTACAGTCAAATCAAGGTTGACTAA
- a CDS encoding uncharacterized protein (PKUD0A10370; similar to Saccharomyces cerevisiae YDR108W (TRS85); ancestral locus Anc_8.255) produces MDLVFQKICSSRSYDDFDKLGVSPQLVHQVVTSAYAPRVSTLSTKKADQMASRFGKVDNIHTLFGYFENVFSFGENFDKQISSSVANNKEQSLNGSGCVRFVGDVLNFSTKQVDPDELFNLDFFQKELKDYKEMTVNSIRLIDDAELNYDTYRRNHIQIERLENSIYLKMISLVNMSESPSMFECFNHPVMQLVVISADDLKEDIDGMVSTLEKRKYPKWIDIDSIHQHILIIFDQSDASNLQNALKIQEELKFEKKKQSTVVPLNFTDSKSPVLKLYPSVFSVKENDELEDGSIFISQELFESLRLPLQSIVSRELVLFMNNKIKLWHEEVVTPRTSITGRLFGGRKWGGSSKTNFFSFGSSSTSLAGGQKEDTILGSGYNSSAGYYMYNSPEMILRKLGDWYFMLGDYKNAYSTYELIKKDMTNDNAFPYLASLQEHSVLSLLIGAIQKAGSGSQQLTLKMISTVINPLVESSFYSYLSRCNLKTYAIRMIILVSEFYFLLGQQTAMTTKPGSPISPSEIFLTESVRLFKKLIDAKLMGDLANGFLIQRVAVVYSSYELLFSFDPNFLFAPDEPYYESENDLKKVVTNPNKNCFGVTRNRKMILWLLLATRAFIELGEHVEAELTLWKVATELSRDTSKGRRNEWLERRDGLFFELNTKLENK; encoded by the coding sequence ATGGAccttgtttttcaaaagatctGTAGTTCTCGAAGCTATGACGACTTTGATAAACTAGGGGTATCACCACAACTTGTACATCAGGTTGTAACCAGTGCATATGCACCGCGGGTTTCCACACTCAGTACCAAAAAAGCCGATCAGATGGCATCTAGGTTCGGCAAGGTTGACAACATACATACCCTCTTTGgctattttgaaaatgtgtttagttttggagaaaatttTGACAAGCAAATTAGTTCCAGTGTGGCAAATAACAAGGAACAATCACTGAATGGATCTGGGTGTGTAAGATTCGTTGGTGATGTTTTGAACTTTAGCACGAAACAAGTGGATCCCGACGAGCTATTTaacttggatttttttcaaaaggaaTTGAAAGACTATAAAGAAATGACTGTCAATAGCATTAGGCTGATAGATGACGCCGAGCTGAACTATGACACATACAGACGAAATCACAtacaaattgaaagattagAAAATAGCATCTATCTAAAAATGATATCCTTGGTGAACATGTCAGAGTCACCATCAATGTTTGAGTGTTTCAACCATCCGGTAATGCAGCTGGTTGTAATATCAGCAGATGACCTTAAGGAAGATATAGATGGAATGGTTTCTACTCtagaaaaaagaaaatatccCAAGTGGATAGATATTGATTCGATACATCAGCATATACTAATCATATTTGATCAATCTGATGCTTCTAATTTGCAGAATGCTTTAAAAATTCAGGAGGAGTTAAAgtttgagaaaaagaaacaaagtACCGTTGTTCCTCTAAATTTTACAGATTCCAAATCCCCTGTTTTAAAACTATACCCCTCAGTTTTTAGTGTCAAGgagaatgatgaattaGAAGATGGTAGTATTTTCATAAGTCAGGAACTGTTTGAATCTTTACGATTGCCCTTACAATCAATTGTAAGTCGTGAATTGGTACTGTTCATgaacaataaaataaaactgtGGCATGAAGAAGTGGTTACTCCACGCACAAGTATTACTGGCAGACTCTTTGGTGGGCGAAAATGGGGTGGAAGTTCCAAAACtaattttttctcctttggtTCCTCTTCCACCTCACTTGCCGGAGGCCAAAAGGAAGATACCATCTTGGGGTCTGGATACAATAGTTCTGCAGGGTATTACATGTACAATTCCCCAGAGATGATCTTAAGAAAACTAGGAGACTGGTATTTTATGTTGGGAGATTATAAAAATGCATACTCAACATATGAGCTAATTAAAAAGGATATGACAAACGATAATGCCTTCCCTTATCTTGCTTCCCTACAAGAACACAGTGTACTTTCTCTCTTAATAGGAGCTATTCAAAAAGCAGGTAGCGGATCACAGCAGCTGACTCTAAAGATGATCTCAACAGTGATTAACCCCCTGGTTGAGTCATCATTTTACTCTTATCTATCAAGATGCAATTTAAAAACCTATGCAATAAGGATGATCATACTTGTGTCCGAATTTTACTTTTTGCTTGGACAGCAGACAGCAATGACTACAAAGCCAGGTTCTCCGATTTCACCCAgtgaaatatttttaacAGAATCTGTGAGGCTATTCAAGAAGCTAATAGACGCAAAATTGATGGGTGATTTGGCTAATGGGTTTTTAATACAAAGAGTAGCTGTTGTCTATAGCTCATATGAACTACTATTTTCCTTCGATccaaattttttgtttgcgCCGGACGAACCATATTATGAGTCAGAAAATGATCTCAAGAAAGTGGTTACTAACCCCAACAAAAATTGTTTTGGGGTAAcaagaaatagaaaaatgATTCTCTGGCTACTGCTAGCTACTCGAGCGTTTATAGAACTGGGGGAGCATGTAGAAGCAGAATTGACATTATGGAAGGTTGCTACTGAGCTCAGCCGTGATACTTCAAAGGGAAGACGAAATGAATGGCTGGAACGTCGAGATGGCCTCTTCTTTGAGTTAAACACCAAACTTGAGAACAAGTAA